Sequence from the Nocardioides exalbidus genome:
CATGATGTTGCTGATGCCCTTGCGGCCGAGCGCGGCGGCCGACGGGTCGAGGGCGTAGAACGCCTCCTCGAGCTCGTTGGTCGCGTCACCCCACCACTGCGAGCGCTCGCGGTCCGGGCAGTCCATGTAGGAGTCGCGCATCGTGACGTAGAGGGTGTCGCGCGCCATCGTCCAGAGCTTGTCCATGTAGGGGTCGTCGGAGGTGAACGTGCCGTCGAACTCGGTGTCGTAGCCGGAGAACCGGTAGCCGATCTCCTCGACCTGGGCGCCGGCCGGTGCGGTGACGATGAGCTTGTCGCCGTTCATCCACACGAGCGACTCGTAGGCCTGGGCGCCCGCCTTCGTGACGTACTCGGCCTGCACGGCCTGCTCGGTGCCCGAGCCCTTCACGGTCGCGTGGTCGGTCTTGAGGCCGATCGTCCGGCCGGCCTCGGTGCCGGCGGCGAGCCGCACCCACGGGGTGAGCTGGTGGTTGACCGGCAGCCGCATCTCGTACGTCGTCACGCCACCGCTGGTGGTCGCGCTGACCTTCGGGTCGGTGACCGGCACGGTCACCAGGTCGTCGAACTTCAGCAGCGGGATCGGGTTGTCGACGAGCAGGTTCCACGGCGAGGAGCCCTCGTTGCCTGCCGTCACGGCTGCCGGCCAGGCGGAGTCGTCGAAGGCGGCGCTCGTCCAGCCGTCCCAGCCGGCGACCTCGGCACGGGCGTCGTACTTCACGTTCGGCTCGGCGAGGCGGTAGTTGGGCTGCACGCCCATCGAGCCGTAGGCGTCGAGGTCGAGCGCCTTCCACGTGTCGTCGGAGCGCAGGTCGAGGTCGGTGGACTCGAGGAAGAGCCCGGCGCGGCCGGAGTACGGCCCGGCGTAGCCGCCCTTGCCGTAGGAGACGGCGAGGACCGCGAGGGTGTTCTCGCCGGAGCGCAGCCAGGGCCGCAGGTCGACGTTGTCGACGTAGGAGTCGGACTTGTTCGGGCCGCGCTTCACGCTGCCCTCGAAGACGACGAGCTCGCCGTTGAGGTAGAGCCAGTACTTCGTCTCCGCAGCGATCCGGGCGTTCACGGTCGCGGGCAGCGCCTCCACGTCGGCGACCTCGAACGAGGTGCGGAAGGCCGTCCAGCTGTTGACCGACGTGGCGTCGTCGCTCCAGATCCAGTACGCGTCGTCGGGCGAGTCCGGCACGGTGCAGACCTCCACGATGCCCAGTCCGGGCCAGCCGGCGGCGGTGGCACCGGCGGTGCCGGGCTGGCGGCCGTCGAAGTCGTCAGCGTAGAGGTAGCGGCCGTTCGACAGGTGGCGCACGACGAGGTTGTCGAGGGTGCCGGTCTCGGCGCCGGAGAGCCGGACGCCGACGGTTCCGGAGGCCGGGAGCCAGGGTCGGCTGTACTGCGCGACCTGCACGTCGTCGACGACGACGGTCACCTGCTGGCCGCTCACCTCGATCCGGAAGTGGAACGGCTGGCCGGGCACCAGGGTCCCGGCGGGGAGGGGGATGGTGCCGTCGGCCTGCCAGCCGCCGTTGTTGAGCCGCAGCGGGCCGAGGGAGTTCTGGCCCGCGGAGAACTGCAGCGACGGGCCGTTGTTGCCGCTCTGCCGGAACGACACGGCCACCGTGTTGGACGTGGTGGCGTCGCCCTCGATGGCGTAGTCGGTCCAGGCCGACGCCTGCGCCGGCGCGAGGTAGCCGCCGTCGTAGGTGTCGGCTCCGGTCCCGCCGGTCGCCGGCAGGCCCAGCAGCACGACGTTGTTCGTGCCGGTGTCGAGCGCCTTGCCGCACACGCGCGGTGGCGCTGCCTGGGCCGGAGCCGCGCTCCCGAGCACGACGACGAGGCCGGAGACCAGGAGGGCGAGGAGCGCGGTGCAGGCCGGGAGGAGCGGGCGGGTCGTGCGTGGCATGGCGTCAGACCCCCTTCACGATCCGCCTGGACGACGTCGCCTTCGACACCGACGCCGAGCCGAGGTAGCGGACGACGACCTTGTGCGTGCCCCTGCGGACGAGGAGCGACGCCGAGGCCTTGCCGTTCTTCGCCAGCCTCACGGTGGCGACGACCTTGCCGTCGACGACGAACCGCACCTTGCCGGTGGCCTTCACGCCGGGCGCCGTGACCTTGGCGGTGACCGACACCCTCGTGCCGGCCCTCACCTTGGTCCTCGAGACCTTCGCGGTGACGGTGGCGGACGCCTTGCGGACCGGTGCCGTCGCGACGGAGGTCGCGCTGGCCGGGGTCACGCCCGACTTGCTCGCCGTCACCCGCACGGAGAGCCGGCGCCCGCGGTCGGCCACCCCGACGGCGTACGACGACGAGGTGGCGCCCGCGATCGGCGAGCCGTCGCGCAACCACTGGTAGGCGTGCTGCAGGCCACCGGTGCTCCACGACCCGGTGGTCGCGGTGAGCTTCTGACCGATCCGGGCGGTGCCCGACACCTGCGGCGCGAGGACCGAGGTCACGACCTCGGGCGTGCCCGGGTTGGTCGGCGGCGCGGCGGCCAGGGACAGCACCGCCTGCCTGACGGGCTCGGCGTTGCCGGCCACGTCGGTCGAGGAGTACTGGACCACGTGGTCACCGACGCCCTCGACGAGCACCGGGGCGCTGCCGGCGACCTGCCAGGCACCACCGTCCACGCGGTAGCGCGTCGTGGCGACCCCGCTGACGGCGTCGGTGGCGGCGAGGGCGAGGGTCGCCCGGTCGGCTCCCGTCGCGCCCTTGTCCGTGGTGACCGACAGCTGCGTGCTCGGCGCGGTGGCGTCGATCCCGACCGTGAGGGTCCGCGTCGTGGACGCGTTCCCCGCGGCGTCGGTCGCCCGGTAGGACAGCTCGTGCTCGCCCTCGCCGGTGACGGTCACCGGTCCGACGTAGTCCTGCCACCCGGCGCCGAGCCCGGTCTGGGCGACCGGCGTGTCGTCGCGGTTGTCGACGGTGTCGACCCGGACGCCGACGTCGGAGCGGTACCAGCCGTTGCTGCCCTGGTTGCCCGACGCGACGGTCGCCGAGACGTCCGGCGACTGGGTGTCGTCGGGGACCTCGAGGACCCACAGGTCGGCGATCGACGGGTCGCCCTGGCTGGAGCCGTCCGCGGGGAACTCGAAGCGGATCCGGACGTTGCCGTCGTTGCCCACCAGGGACGGGTGGTCGATGAGGGCGTCGTAGACCTTGATGCCCTGGCCGCCCTCGGTGCGCGGTACGAGCTGCGCCCGCACGAGCACGCCGTCGACGTAGACGTCGTAGTCCTTGGTGACGGCCTTGTCGAAGGTCTCCACCCCCCGCAGCACGAACGGCTGGCCGGCCGGCACGTCGATGGTCGCGGAGAACCACGAGCCCGGGACCGCGGAGTTGGAGTACCGACGGCTGAGGCCGGCCTCGCTGCTGGTGCCGCTGCTCGGGGAGGCCTGGATGCCGTGGGCGCTCTCCGAGGCGGTGTTGCCGAAGTCGACGTGGTCGAGCACGTCCGCCCCGGGGGGCCGCGGCAGGTCGACGGTGATGGAGGTGTCGCGGCTGGCGAGCACGTCACCGCGGCGGACCACCGAGACCCCCGCCCGGACCGCACCGCCGACGAGGTCGAGCGGCACCACGACGGGGACCGCGAGGGTCACCGTCGCACCGGCCGGCACGAGGGTGTCGGACGAGGGCACGGACCTCCAGCCCTGCGGCAGGGTCACCGCCGCGTGCGCCCGCACGTCGGCGGAGCCCGTGTTGGTGACCGGGACCGACACCGTGGCGTGCTCGCTCCGGTCAGCGCCGTCGACGACCGTGGTGGGGTCGCCGATGGTGAGGCCCGAGGTCACGGTGGCCCAGTCGGCCGTCGACTGCTCGACGGTGAAGGTGTCGTCACCGGCGGTGTAGGTCAGCGACAGCGCGGCGTCGTGGCCACCGGGCTTCGCGTCCTCGGGCACGGTGACGGTGACCGGCAGCTGCAGGGTCGTCCCCGCACCCACGGGTCCGCCTGCGACCGGGGCGTCGCCGAGCCCGTCGACCGACACCGTCCCGGTGATCCCGGTGAGCGGCAGCGATCCGTCGTTGGTCACGTCGACCGTCCCGGAGATCGTGCCTCCGGGGAGGACGGCGCCGGGCACCGGCGGCAGCGTCATGGTGACGCCGAGCGCCGTGGTCAGCGCGAGCACGAGGCTGTTCTCGATGGCACCGAGACTGCCGTCGAGCGAGCTCTTCACCGGTCCGGCGACCGACGACGAGGCGAGCCAGGACCGCAGGTCGCGCAGCTCGGAGCGAGCCGCCCGGAGCGCGGTGGTGGACGCCGAGCCGTCGCTGTCGACCGCGGCGAGCAGCGCGTCGGAGACGTGCCCGCGGACGGCGTCGATGCCCCCGTCCATCGCGCCGCGGTCGCCCGCGGTGAGGTCGCCGTCGTCAGCGAGGACGCCGACGTGCGCCTGCAGGGCGTCGAGCTGCTCGAGGATCGAGCCGAGCCGCGAGTTGCCGGCCACCACGTCGAAGTCGTAGCTGCCGGACCCGACCGTCACGGTGACGGTGTCGCCGTCGTCGACCACGGACTGCACGCCCTCGACGTCGTCGAGCAGCGCACCGCCCTCGAGGACGGCGTACGCGTTGTCGGCCGGGAGCACGACCTCGGCCGTGGTGCCGACCGGGACCTGCGCGGCGAGCGTCATGCCGTCGTCGGTCAGGGCCCAGTCGGTCGAGATCGGACCGAACGCCGAGGCGAGGTCACCGGCGCCGTGGGTCAGGCCACCGCCGACGACGGGGGCGATCCGCGACACCTTGTAGCCGGCCTCGACGGCCGTGATCCCCCCGATGTTCTGGTACATCCAGTCGCCGACCGCGCCGTAGGCGTAGTGGTTGAAGGAGTTCATCTCCACCGGCCCGAACGAGCCGTCCGGCATGATCGAGTTCCAGCGCTCCCACATCGTGGTGGCGCCCTTCTCGATCTCGTAGCCCCAGGACGGGTAGTCCTTGTGCATGAGCATCGTGTAGGCGAGGTCGTCGCGGCCGATGCTGCTGAGGGCGGGGAGCAGCCAGGGCGTGCCGAGGAACCCGGTGGTCAGGTGGTTGTTGCTCGCGGCGAGCTTGGCGACGAACTTGTCGGCCACCTTCTGGCGCAGGGCGGGGTCCGCGACCATGTCCATGCCGAGCGCCATGGCGTAGCCGGCCTGGCTGTTGCCCTGGACCGTGCCGTCCGGCTGCACGAACGCGGCGACGAACGCCTGGCGCACCGCCGTCGAGAGCGCGGCGTAGTCAGCGGCGTCGGCGTCCTCGCCGACCGCGGCGGCCATCTCCGAGAGCATCCGGGCGTCCTCGGCGTAGTACATCGTGCCGAGCACGCCGACGCCGGTCGGGTCGTCCAGGTTGAGCCAGTCCTCCCAGTGCCCGCGACCGGAGTCGATCAGGTCGGCGCCGGCGCTGGTGCGGACGAAGCCGAGGAACTTCTCCATCGCGGCGTAGTTCTCCCGCACGATGCGGCCGTCGCCCCACGCCTTCCAGGTGGCGTACGGCACCGTGATGGCGGCGTCGGACCAGCCGAGGCCCGAGCCGAAGTCGCCGGCGTTGGGCACGACCGGGGCGATGCCCGGGACGTTGCCGTCGGTGTAGGCGGCGTCGCGCAGGTCGGTCATCCACTTGCCCAGGAACGACCGGGTGTCGCGCAGGTAGCTCGCCGTCGGCGCGAAGACGTTGATGTCGCCGGTCCAGCCGAGCCGCTCGTCGCGGGCAGGGGTGTCGGTCGGGATCGACAGGAAGTTGCCGCGCTGGCCCCACGAGATGTTGCTGACCAGCTGGTTGAGCATCGCGTCGGACGTCTCGAGGTCGCCGGTCGCGCGCAGGTCCGAGCCCCACACGACCCCGGTCACGTCGGCGAGCGCGGGCGCTGCCGTGGTGCCGGTGATCTCGAGGTAGCGGAACCCGTGCTGGGTGAACTTCGGCGTGTACGTCGCGGTCCCGGTGCTGGCGAAGGTGTAGAAGTCGGTGACCTTCGCCGAGCGCATGTTGGCGGTGTAGAGCGAGCCGTCGGGGTTGAGCTCCTCGCCGTAGCGGATCCGGACGGTCGTGCCGGCGCTGCCCTGCAGCCTCATCCGCGCGACGCCGACCATGTTCTGGCCGAGGTCGTAGATCTCGACGCCGGGCGCAGGCGTGGTGTGCTTCTTCGCGGCGATCTCCTCGGTCACCCGCACGGGCTCGTCGGGCTGCGGCACCAGGCGCGCGGTGGTGTTCGTCGCGCTCGTGACCTGGCCCCACGCGCCGTCGGCGAAGCCCGGCTCGTCCCAGCCGGTCTGCTCGGCGTTGGCGTCGTAGGTCTCGCCCTCGACGTTGTCGGCCTGCACGTAGGGGCCGAAGTGGCTCTTCCACGTGCTGTCGGTCGCGACGACCTGGGTCGACCCGTCGGTGTAGTCGATGCGCAGCTGGGCGATCAGGCCGAGGTCGGAGCCGTAGTTGTTGAAGCCGAAGGACGCGATCTTGCCCTTCCACCACCCGTCGCCGAGCTCCGCGCCGAACGCGTTGGCGCCGCTGCGCACCTGGTCGGTCACGTCGTAGGTCTGGTGCTGGATGCGCTTGCGGTACTCGGTCCAGCCCGGCGCCAGGAACTGGTCGCCGACCTGCTCGCCGTTGAGCCGCATCTCGTAGACGCCGTGCGCCGAGGCGTACACGCGCGCCGACTCGATCGTCTTGCCGGGCTCGGTGGTGAACGACGTCCTGAGGAGGGGCTTGTTGGAGTCGGGCGAGCGGTAGAGGACGTCCTTGCGGTCGGCGACGCGGAGCCCGCCGGCGGTCAGGGTGCCGCCGTCGAACGGGTTGCCGTCGGAGAAGTCGGTGTCGAGGAGCACGTCGCCGTTCTTGCGGGTGACGGTCACCTTCTTGATGTCGGCGGCCTCGTTGACGTTGCCGGCGTCGACGAAGTCCTGGCGGAAGCCGACGAACCCCTTGCTGAACGAGGTGTCGGTGCGCTGGTCGATCTGGGTGCCGTCGAGCAGGGTCGTGATGGTGCTGCCGTCGACGGTGACCGACAGGCGGTGCGTGCCGTCGAGCAGCTGGGCCGCGGTGATGCCGGGGATGAGCTTGTTGTCGAGGAGGGCGTAGCCGCCGTTCACGCGCTTGTGCGGGCGGAACCGCGGTGTGCCGTCCGCGACGGAGAGCTGCCACATGAGGGCGTTGCTGGTGTTGGCCGCGCGGATGAACACACCGACGGCCATGTCGGCGATGTCGAAGTCGATGTCGGCGGTGTAGTTGTCCCACCGGTCGACCTCGCCCGATGCGGACCGGCCGATCCAGTCGCCCTGCCAGTCGCCGGCGTCCAGCAGGCCGGTCTCGAAGGAGGCGGGCTCGCTCCACGCGGACGCCTCGTCGTCGCCGTTCCAGACCCGGACCTGCCAGGCGTAGCGGGTGCCCGACTCGAGGTCGGGGCCGCCGTAGGCGACGTCGACCTGCTGGTCGGACACGACCTTCCCGGTGTCCCACAGGGTGCTTCCGCCGAGGTCACCCTCGCTCGCGGCGACGCGGACCTGGTAGGCCGACTGCACCGCGCCGCGGCCCGTCGACGTGGAGTGCCACGACAGGCTCGGGGCGTCGCCGGGGATGCCGATCGGGTCGACCCGGGCGTTGGTCTCGAGCCCGGTGACCGTCAGCGGGGTCGCCGCCGCGGCCGCCGTCGGCTCGTCGGCCGAGGCCGCGGTCGGCGCGAGGGCGCCGAGCCCCACGGTCAGCGCCAGCGAGCCGACGAGCAGGCGCGCGAGGTGGGGTGCACGGGACATGCGGGTGCCTTTCGAGGGGTTCATCGGCGCACCACGATCTTCGTGGTGGCCCGGGTCGTCTGCTGCGAGCCGAGGTAGGTGACCGAGATCCGGTGGCGACCGCCCCGGCCGATCGGCACCCGGAGGGTGGTCGTGCCGCGCGAGGTGAGGCGTGCGACCCGGGTGCCGTCGACGCGGACCACCACCGTGCCCCGCACCTTCACCCCGATGGCCGACAGGGCGATCCGCAGCCGCGCGGAGCGGGCGGTCCGGTCGAGGACCTTCACCCTGAGCGTCGTCGTCGCCTTGCCGACCCGGTCGGTCTGCAGGGACGTCGCCGCGGCCCGCGAGGCGCCGGCGGTCGCGGTGACGCGCACCGAGATCCGGGCCTTCAGGTCGCGCTTCCCGATCCGGTAGGTCGCGCCGGTCGCGCCGGGGATCTGGTCGCCGTCGCGCAGCCACTGGTGGGTGACGGTGACGTCGGCCCGGCTCCACGAGCCGTCGGTGGCCCTCAGCCTCCTGCCGATCTCGGCGGTCCCCCTGACCTGCGGTGCGGCCAGCGCGACGAGCTGCTGGCTGCCGCCGTCGGTCGGGAGCGCGGCGACCTGCACGTGCTGCGCCGTCTCGGCGTTGCCGGCGACGTCGGTGGAGAACCACGCGACCTGGTGGGCGCCGCGGTCCGGCAGGACGACCGGGCCGGTGGCCTGCTGCCACTCGCCGTCGTCGACCTTCACCATCGTCGCGGCCACGCCGCTCGTGGCGTCGGTCGCGGTGAGGCGCACCTGCGCGGCCGCGCTGCTGCTCGTCGGGGCGACCACCTCCGACACCGTCACCGGTGCCGTCCGGTCGACCTTCACCTCGGTCGTCGCCGGCTCGCTGGCGTTGCCGGCCGCGTCCGTGGCGCGGTAGGTCACGGTGTGCTCGCCGTCGGCGGCCACCTCCACCGGGGCGACGTACGGCAGCCAGGTGGCGCCGTCCTGCACCTCGACCAGCGGCTGCTCGTCGAGGTCGTCGAGCGCGTCGACCTGCACCTGGACGGGACCGGTGAACCAGCCGCCCTGGCCGGCCGTGCCCTGCAGGGTGGCGCCGACCGCCGGGGCCTCGGTGTCCTTCGTCGGGTCGGGGACGACCCAGAGGTCGGCCACGGACGGGTCGTAGTCGGTGGCGTCGGTCGGGAACTCGATCTTGATGCGGGCCTTGCCGTCGGCTGTGGCGGCGAGGGCCGCCGGGGCGTCGACCAGGAGGTCGTGCGCGAGCCAGCCGAGGCCGCCCTGGGTGCGCGTGACGGAGTAGCGCCCGACCGGCACGTCGTCGACGTACAGGTTGAGCTCCTTGGTGCGCGCACCGTCGAAGGTCTCGATCATCCGGACGCCGAACGGCTGCCCGGCAGGCACGTCGACCAGCGCGGAGTACCACGAGCCCGGGAACTGCGAGTTGGCGTAGCGCCGGGTCAGCCCGGCCTCGCTGCTCGTGCCGCTGTCGGGGCCGGCCAGGACCTGGTGGGCGGTCTCGGAGGCGTTGTTGCCGAAGTCGACGTGGTCGGTCGCGCCGGCCGGCGGCGTGGTGAGGCTGACCGCCAGCGTCCCCTGGCCGCTCGCGAGCACCTGGTCGCCCTGGAGCATCCGCGCGCCGATCGCCTGGGTGCCGGCGACGACCCGGTGGGCCACCCGCACGCGGGTGGTGACCGTGCGGGTCTCCCCCGGCTCGAGGGTCAGGGTCGGACCCGCCGGCGGGGCCGGCCAGCCGTCGGGCACGGTCGCCCGCACCTGTCCGGTCTGCGGCTGGGTGCCGGCGTTGTGGAGGGTGACGTCGACCGGGACGAGCCGGCCGCGCGGGTCGGTCACCGCACCGGTGACGCCCTCGACGGCGATCCCCGCGACGATCTCCGCCCACGTCGAGGTCTCGGTGACCTCGTAGGCCCGGCCTCCGCTCGTGAAGGCGAGCGTGACCTCGACCTCGCGGTCGCCCAGGCGGGCGTCCTGCGGGACGGCGGCGTCGAAGGTGAGCTCGGCCGACGCCTCGGGCGCCAGCTCGCCGACGGTGAGGTCACCGGTGATCTCGAGGTCGCCGGCGTCGACGGTGGCCGTGAGACCGGTGACCGGGACGCCACCCCAGTTGGTGACCACGATGCTGCCGGCCGCGTGCTCGCCGCGGACGACGGGCTCGGCGAGCGGGGCGAGCGTCAGCCACACGTCGCGCTCGGGGTCGGCCTCGGGCCGCACCTGGAAGTCGTACGACCCGGACCCGACGACCACCTCGGCGACACCGTCGACGATCGCGACGCTCTCCACGCCGTCGGCGTCCGCGACGGGCGTGCCGCCCTCGAGGACCTCCTCGGCCGTGGTCGCCTCGCCCAGCGGGAGCCGGACGGTCGCGGTGCTGCCGACCGGGACCTCGGCGTGCAGCTCGAGGTTGCGGCCGCGCTTGCGCCAGTCGGAGGTGACCGGGCCGTAGGGGGTGTCGGTCGTCGCGCGGGCCGAGGCCATCTGCTCGGTCGTCGCCGGCGCGATGGTCACCTCGCGGTAGCCGTCCTCCTGCGAGGGCCGGATGCCGGCGGCGTACTGGTAGAACCAGTCGTCGACCGTGCCGAGGAAGTAGTGGCCGAGCGAGCGGGCGTCGGTGGACCAGTGCTCCCACATCGTGGTGGCGCCGTTGTCGAGCATGAAGCCCCAGCTGGGGTACGACGTCTGCTCGGCGAGGCGGACCGCGACGTCGGCGTAGCCGTGCTCGGTCAGCACGGGCAGGAGGTACTTGGTGCCGAGGGTGCCGGTGTCGAGGTGGTAGCCGCGCTGCTCGACGTCGGCGGCCAGCCGGGCCGCGACGGCGTCCTCGGTCTCCGCGTCGGGGGTCAGGCCGAAGGCGAGGGCCAGCACGTTGTGCACCTGGCGGTAGCGGTTGCCGTCCTGGCCCGCGCCGCTGTACTGGTCGCCGTCGAGGTAGGCGGCGTTGAAGGCGTCCTTGACGACGCCCGCGCGGGTGGCGAGCCGGGTGGCGTCGGCCGTCTTGCCGAGGTGCTCGGCGACGGTCGCCATCTGGTCGAGCATCAGGTAGAGGTACGCACTGCCCTCGACCCGCTGGTCCTCACCCGGGGCGTGGCCGCCGGCGGGGCTGCCCTCGGGGCTGACCCAGTCGCCGAGGCGGTTGCTGATGACGAGCCCGTCGGCCTGGCGACGGCCGTACTCGAGGTCGACGTAGGCCAGCATGTTGTCGTAGAGCTCGGTCATCACGCGCTCGTCGCCGCCGTACTGGTACAGCCACCACGGGATCATCACGTAGGCCGCGTGCCACGGCTGCGACGGACCCCAGGCACCCCAGGTGCCGGAGCTCGGCGCGATCACCATCGGGGCGCCGTTGGCCTCGCGGGTCTCGTCGAGGTCGCGCATCCACTTGGCGAAGAGCTCGTGGGTGTCGAGGTTGCGCATGAACATCTCGGCACCGACCGCGGCGTCGCCGGTCCAGCCGTTCTTCTCGAACATCGGGGTGTCGGTCGGGATGCCGTGGATGTTGTTGTAGAGCGTGTTCACGACCGCCTGGTGGGTGCGGTTCATGATGGAGCTGGAGCTCGCGAAGTCGCCCGTCTGCTCGGCGTCGGTGTGGAGCCACTCGGCGGTGAAGGCACTCAGCGGCGGCGCCTGGTCGCCCGGCCAGCCGGTGACCTCGACGTACTGGAAGCCCTGGTAGGAGAAGCGCGGCTCGAAGGTCTCCGCCGCGCCGGTGCCGGCCAGGGTGAAGGTGTCGGTCTGGAAGCCGAGCTGGAAGCCGCCGTTGTTGTCGAGGTTGACCCGGCCGTTGGCACGCAGCTTCTCGGCGTGCGCCACCGTGATCGTGCTGCCCGCCGGGCCCTGCGCGGTGACGCGGGTGCGGCCCGCGATGACCTGGGGGAACTTCAGGACGTAGACGCCGTCCTCGGGCTCGGTGATCGAGACCGGCTCGAGCTCGCGGGTGACCCGGATC
This genomic interval carries:
- a CDS encoding family 78 glycoside hydrolase catalytic domain; the protein is MSRAPHLARLLVGSLALTVGLGALAPTAASADEPTAAAAATPLTVTGLETNARVDPIGIPGDAPSLSWHSTSTGRGAVQSAYQVRVAASEGDLGGSTLWDTGKVVSDQQVDVAYGGPDLESGTRYAWQVRVWNGDDEASAWSEPASFETGLLDAGDWQGDWIGRSASGEVDRWDNYTADIDFDIADMAVGVFIRAANTSNALMWQLSVADGTPRFRPHKRVNGGYALLDNKLIPGITAAQLLDGTHRLSVTVDGSTITTLLDGTQIDQRTDTSFSKGFVGFRQDFVDAGNVNEAADIKKVTVTRKNGDVLLDTDFSDGNPFDGGTLTAGGLRVADRKDVLYRSPDSNKPLLRTSFTTEPGKTIESARVYASAHGVYEMRLNGEQVGDQFLAPGWTEYRKRIQHQTYDVTDQVRSGANAFGAELGDGWWKGKIASFGFNNYGSDLGLIAQLRIDYTDGSTQVVATDSTWKSHFGPYVQADNVEGETYDANAEQTGWDEPGFADGAWGQVTSATNTTARLVPQPDEPVRVTEEIAAKKHTTPAPGVEIYDLGQNMVGVARMRLQGSAGTTVRIRYGEELNPDGSLYTANMRSAKVTDFYTFASTGTATYTPKFTQHGFRYLEITGTTAAPALADVTGVVWGSDLRATGDLETSDAMLNQLVSNISWGQRGNFLSIPTDTPARDERLGWTGDINVFAPTASYLRDTRSFLGKWMTDLRDAAYTDGNVPGIAPVVPNAGDFGSGLGWSDAAITVPYATWKAWGDGRIVRENYAAMEKFLGFVRTSAGADLIDSGRGHWEDWLNLDDPTGVGVLGTMYYAEDARMLSEMAAAVGEDADAADYAALSTAVRQAFVAAFVQPDGTVQGNSQAGYAMALGMDMVADPALRQKVADKFVAKLAASNNHLTTGFLGTPWLLPALSSIGRDDLAYTMLMHKDYPSWGYEIEKGATTMWERWNSIMPDGSFGPVEMNSFNHYAYGAVGDWMYQNIGGITAVEAGYKVSRIAPVVGGGLTHGAGDLASAFGPISTDWALTDDGMTLAAQVPVGTTAEVVLPADNAYAVLEGGALLDDVEGVQSVVDDGDTVTVTVGSGSYDFDVVAGNSRLGSILEQLDALQAHVGVLADDGDLTAGDRGAMDGGIDAVRGHVSDALLAAVDSDGSASTTALRAARSELRDLRSWLASSSVAGPVKSSLDGSLGAIENSLVLALTTALGVTMTLPPVPGAVLPGGTISGTVDVTNDGSLPLTGITGTVSVDGLGDAPVAGGPVGAGTTLQLPVTVTVPEDAKPGGHDAALSLTYTAGDDTFTVEQSTADWATVTSGLTIGDPTTVVDGADRSEHATVSVPVTNTGSADVRAHAAVTLPQGWRSVPSSDTLVPAGATVTLAVPVVVPLDLVGGAVRAGVSVVRRGDVLASRDTSITVDLPRPPGADVLDHVDFGNTASESAHGIQASPSSGTSSEAGLSRRYSNSAVPGSWFSATIDVPAGQPFVLRGVETFDKAVTKDYDVYVDGVLVRAQLVPRTEGGQGIKVYDALIDHPSLVGNDGNVRIRFEFPADGSSQGDPSIADLWVLEVPDDTQSPDVSATVASGNQGSNGWYRSDVGVRVDTVDNRDDTPVAQTGLGAGWQDYVGPVTVTGEGEHELSYRATDAAGNASTTRTLTVGIDATAPSTQLSVTTDKGATGADRATLALAATDAVSGVATTRYRVDGGAWQVAGSAPVLVEGVGDHVVQYSSTDVAGNAEPVRQAVLSLAAAPPTNPGTPEVVTSVLAPQVSGTARIGQKLTATTGSWSTGGLQHAYQWLRDGSPIAGATSSSYAVGVADRGRRLSVRVTASKSGVTPASATSVATAPVRKASATVTAKVSRTKVRAGTRVSVTAKVTAPGVKATGKVRFVVDGKVVATVRLAKNGKASASLLVRRGTHKVVVRYLGSASVSKATSSRRIVKGV
- a CDS encoding family 78 glycoside hydrolase catalytic domain gives rise to the protein MAVLAAGLVGIGLAGTASPAGAAEGVSLADLEVERKAEPVGIDLDHPRFGWVIQSAARGVVQESYRVRVATEAEGLDGDLAWDSGTVQDDRSFDVDYDGPALASTTGYVWDVTVVTNAGTAVASSSFRTGFVDEADWDGAAWIGAPPPADPAEGWTDYTAEFDFSIQRHAFGALFRANGANNALMWQVSVVDGVAALRPHRKVNGGYTLLENKNIQAQVSAAQLSQGVHTLSVTVSPGTATDSTRVVTKIDGIQVDDRQVAGTGTLSRGTVGFRSSTNAGTNEQFTVHGVRVTRTGDGEKLLATDFSDGNPFQGGTLVGKELRFTSSAETLLKAPDKPAPLLRKEFSVSKPVAHATYYVAAGGYADVTLNGERISDDTLSPGFTDYDDTVQYVGTDVTDQLAPGDNVLGLELGRGFYGMLGGNVWNWQSPPWHGEPRARGVLALEYADGTTERVVTDDTWTTRGGPRRLDDLYAGERYDARYEVPGWDTAVYDDADWAAAAEVDAPKGELVNQRQQPIRVTRELEPVSITEPEDGVYVLKFPQVIAGRTRVTAQGPAGSTITVAHAEKLRANGRVNLDNNGGFQLGFQTDTFTLAGTGAAETFEPRFSYQGFQYVEVTGWPGDQAPPLSAFTAEWLHTDAEQTGDFASSSSIMNRTHQAVVNTLYNNIHGIPTDTPMFEKNGWTGDAAVGAEMFMRNLDTHELFAKWMRDLDETREANGAPMVIAPSSGTWGAWGPSQPWHAAYVMIPWWLYQYGGDERVMTELYDNMLAYVDLEYGRRQADGLVISNRLGDWVSPEGSPAGGHAPGEDQRVEGSAYLYLMLDQMATVAEHLGKTADATRLATRAGVVKDAFNAAYLDGDQYSGAGQDGNRYRQVHNVLALAFGLTPDAETEDAVAARLAADVEQRGYHLDTGTLGTKYLLPVLTEHGYADVAVRLAEQTSYPSWGFMLDNGATTMWEHWSTDARSLGHYFLGTVDDWFYQYAAGIRPSQEDGYREVTIAPATTEQMASARATTDTPYGPVTSDWRKRGRNLELHAEVPVGSTATVRLPLGEATTAEEVLEGGTPVADADGVESVAIVDGVAEVVVGSGSYDFQVRPEADPERDVWLTLAPLAEPVVRGEHAAGSIVVTNWGGVPVTGLTATVDAGDLEITGDLTVGELAPEASAELTFDAAVPQDARLGDREVEVTLAFTSGGRAYEVTETSTWAEIVAGIAVEGVTGAVTDPRGRLVPVDVTLHNAGTQPQTGQVRATVPDGWPAPPAGPTLTLEPGETRTVTTRVRVAHRVVAGTQAIGARMLQGDQVLASGQGTLAVSLTTPPAGATDHVDFGNNASETAHQVLAGPDSGTSSEAGLTRRYANSQFPGSWYSALVDVPAGQPFGVRMIETFDGARTKELNLYVDDVPVGRYSVTRTQGGLGWLAHDLLVDAPAALAATADGKARIKIEFPTDATDYDPSVADLWVVPDPTKDTEAPAVGATLQGTAGQGGWFTGPVQVQVDALDDLDEQPLVEVQDGATWLPYVAPVEVAADGEHTVTYRATDAAGNASEPATTEVKVDRTAPVTVSEVVAPTSSSAAAQVRLTATDATSGVAATMVKVDDGEWQQATGPVVLPDRGAHQVAWFSTDVAGNAETAQHVQVAALPTDGGSQQLVALAAPQVRGTAEIGRRLRATDGSWSRADVTVTHQWLRDGDQIPGATGATYRIGKRDLKARISVRVTATAGASRAAATSLQTDRVGKATTTLRVKVLDRTARSARLRIALSAIGVKVRGTVVVRVDGTRVARLTSRGTTTLRVPIGRGGRHRISVTYLGSQQTTRATTKIVVRR